From a single Shewanella denitrificans OS217 genomic region:
- a CDS encoding phospholipase D-like domain-containing protein → MKFNKLNMGLLLSLATSFSFVSSLSYADDIEVYFNHTVNPPAIQANLEHKIVDLINSANSSLYMAIYDLDLPNIANAMVSAKQRGVDVKFITDEDNIAGENLTALGILNQGGVPWIDDTENGSAGSKIQHNKFIVVDGKKVLSGSTNFSQSGVHGDLDAQGNLISEGNDNHIVIIDSNQMANVFTHQFNLMWGDGPGGAKDSLFGLGKPDHQLETVYTNNDNIRIDVQFTPQSPTLYQGSSLYNMQQYIRNANRRIHLAQFVISAQDVADEMELRHDAGVEVQGLGDRSFFSRYYSEFQDMLGKEEPNTAGVIEVDSYTGAVNNIWENPADVRVAKLNGNDKWHHKYIIIDDIVLTGSHNISGAAAFGNDENVVVIHDAQTAAEFEGHFSYAFCLAGNGSNCVQTSYTEGTWEGVFFSASQVGVVMDMVNNATLNELDIDAAMNKTAANNIIAARPITSMDQLAAVSYVGAAAMTDLKDYISAWQAK, encoded by the coding sequence ATGAAATTCAATAAACTAAATATGGGGTTGTTATTATCGCTTGCGACTAGCTTTTCTTTTGTGTCTAGTCTGAGCTATGCCGATGATATCGAAGTTTACTTTAACCACACAGTTAACCCTCCTGCAATACAAGCCAATCTTGAACATAAAATTGTCGATTTAATTAATTCTGCTAATTCATCTTTGTATATGGCTATCTACGATTTGGATTTGCCTAATATTGCAAATGCCATGGTGTCGGCAAAACAAAGAGGTGTAGATGTTAAATTTATTACCGATGAAGATAATATTGCTGGAGAAAACTTAACCGCACTTGGAATATTAAATCAGGGTGGGGTGCCTTGGATAGATGACACTGAAAATGGTAGCGCGGGTTCTAAAATCCAACATAATAAATTTATCGTGGTTGATGGCAAAAAAGTATTATCCGGCAGTACTAACTTTAGCCAGTCTGGCGTGCACGGTGATTTAGATGCCCAAGGTAATTTGATTAGCGAAGGCAATGATAATCATATCGTCATCATAGATTCTAACCAGATGGCAAACGTATTTACTCATCAGTTTAATCTTATGTGGGGCGATGGCCCTGGTGGTGCTAAGGATTCGCTATTTGGTTTAGGCAAGCCTGATCATCAACTCGAGACCGTGTATACCAATAACGATAACATTCGCATCGACGTGCAATTCACCCCTCAGTCTCCGACGCTATATCAGGGCTCTAGCTTGTATAACATGCAGCAGTATATCCGCAATGCTAATCGCCGCATTCATTTAGCACAGTTTGTTATTAGCGCTCAAGATGTTGCCGATGAAATGGAGCTAAGACACGATGCAGGCGTGGAAGTACAGGGTCTAGGTGATAGGTCGTTCTTTTCCCGTTATTATTCTGAGTTCCAAGATATGTTAGGCAAAGAAGAGCCTAATACTGCAGGTGTGATAGAGGTCGACAGCTACACAGGCGCTGTGAACAACATCTGGGAAAACCCTGCCGATGTGCGTGTCGCCAAGCTAAATGGCAACGATAAATGGCACCATAAGTACATCATCATCGATGACATAGTGTTAACGGGCTCGCACAATATTAGTGGTGCTGCTGCCTTCGGTAACGATGAAAACGTGGTAGTTATCCATGATGCACAAACTGCCGCCGAATTTGAAGGTCACTTCAGCTATGCATTTTGTTTAGCGGGTAATGGTAGTAATTGTGTCCAGACTAGCTATACCGAAGGAACGTGGGAGGGGGTTTTCTTCTCGGCATCTCAAGTTGGTGTGGTGATGGACATGGTCAATAATGCCACCTTGAATGAGCTCGATATTGATGCCGCGATGAATAAGACCGCAGCGAACAATATTATTGCCGCCCGTCCTATCACAAGCATGGATCAACTTGCCGCAGTGTCTTATGTTGGCGCTGCCGCAATGACAGATCTTAAAGACTACATCAGTGCTTGGCAGGCTAAGTAA
- a CDS encoding ABC transporter ATP-binding protein yields the protein MLLDIQSLSHQYKSQKQVNSAIKSLSLQIEPGILGLLGPNGAGKSSLMRILATIAKPTSGKVLWRGKDIVQSPQTLRRELGYLPQYFGVYEQLSGFEFLHYIAGIKALDAAQANHTIDELLNKLNLTHAAHLPLKGYSGGMKQRIGIAQALLNDPKLLIIDEPTVGLDPQERSNFRQLLTELATERCIIFSTHIVADVESIADKIAIMHSGQLIQSGTPSTLQQSVANKCWTLTVNSADLRQLQHEYIVSHSVRKADKLEVNIVANHCPDASATLRVPTLEDAYLYYTINHQPSSFIARAS from the coding sequence ATGCTGCTGGATATTCAATCTTTGAGTCATCAATACAAGAGCCAAAAACAGGTAAATAGTGCGATAAAATCTCTGTCACTGCAAATTGAACCTGGGATATTAGGCCTATTAGGTCCTAATGGTGCTGGAAAATCTAGCCTGATGCGTATTCTGGCAACCATTGCTAAACCCACTTCCGGCAAGGTGTTGTGGCGGGGCAAGGACATTGTGCAGTCGCCGCAAACCTTAAGGCGCGAATTGGGTTATTTACCGCAATATTTTGGGGTGTATGAACAGTTATCTGGGTTTGAGTTTTTACACTATATTGCAGGCATAAAAGCACTCGATGCCGCTCAGGCTAATCACACTATCGATGAGTTACTGAATAAACTCAATCTAACCCACGCCGCGCATTTGCCATTGAAGGGCTACTCAGGCGGCATGAAGCAGCGAATTGGTATTGCTCAGGCGCTACTTAATGATCCCAAACTGCTGATTATCGATGAGCCCACCGTTGGCTTAGATCCGCAGGAGCGTAGCAATTTTCGTCAGTTACTCACTGAGCTTGCCACCGAGCGCTGCATTATTTTCTCCACCCATATCGTCGCCGATGTGGAATCGATTGCCGACAAGATTGCCATCATGCATTCGGGTCAGTTGATTCAATCTGGGACGCCAAGCACACTGCAACAAAGTGTTGCCAATAAATGCTGGACATTAACGGTTAACTCAGCGGATTTAAGGCAACTGCAACATGAATATATTGTGAGTCACAGCGTAAGAAAAGCAGATAAGCTTGAGGTCAATATTGTTGCTAATCATTGCCCTGATGCCAGTGCCACCTTGAGAGTGCCAACCCTTGAGGATGCTTACCTTTACTATACAATCAATCATCAGCCCAGCTCATTCATCGCGAGGGCAAGCTGA
- a CDS encoding ABC transporter permease subunit, protein MSQTWQSIIADLKQRTRQQSFMVSLLAMSVLTLLFFPSPDAHYQTLVLNGYRGIYNSAWIGVCLAMLNVMFLPIICFYLVKNAIEVDRQSNTFELIASTPISKQAYLFAKWSVNVFIQVCVVLVMLLTSILIQFYYGESYQIDLWALAWPQLVFVLPLLFAIASIALLFESIKWLKGGLGNIIYFFMWIGSVTYTIESVSGVGALLAHLEAEVVERFPAQAGVSNIGINISDETREINTFVWQGLEPTLSHLWGGMPLVVISFGCFMLAWGLFNRFSQALAAEHQGLSPMTKTLQTKVSRALDPVFIALTRHFAFTRLLRLELKLLLKGHSIYWLLGLLVLNVIQLVIEQQMLMGLLLPISWLWCVLVISQLGQQEKQANTLELMSYSRQSSSLQTLASFSAAWLLLAMASCGGMLRLVSMAEWLLLVQLVVAISFSVALAYFCGTLSGTKRLFEVLYPTLWYIGPIQTALYVDFFGVNSQSSWQAGVPYYFGAISISLLLLTVSLRNRRLSS, encoded by the coding sequence ATGAGTCAAACTTGGCAAAGCATTATCGCCGATCTTAAACAGCGAACTCGGCAACAAAGTTTTATGGTTTCATTGCTGGCAATGTCGGTATTAACCTTATTGTTTTTCCCTTCCCCTGATGCTCATTACCAGACCTTAGTGCTTAACGGTTACCGTGGTATTTATAATAGCGCTTGGATAGGTGTGTGCTTGGCAATGCTAAACGTAATGTTTTTACCCATTATCTGCTTCTATTTGGTTAAAAATGCAATTGAAGTAGACAGGCAATCAAACACCTTTGAACTTATCGCTTCAACGCCAATTAGCAAGCAGGCTTACCTGTTCGCTAAATGGAGCGTGAATGTATTTATCCAAGTCTGTGTTGTGCTGGTGATGCTGCTAACCAGCATCTTGATCCAATTCTATTATGGTGAGAGTTACCAAATCGATTTGTGGGCGTTAGCCTGGCCGCAGTTAGTGTTTGTGTTGCCGCTACTGTTCGCCATTGCCTCTATCGCACTGCTGTTTGAATCAATCAAATGGCTTAAGGGCGGCTTGGGTAACATCATCTATTTCTTTATGTGGATAGGTTCAGTGACTTACACCATTGAAAGCGTCTCTGGTGTGGGGGCTTTATTAGCACACCTTGAAGCCGAGGTTGTCGAGCGTTTTCCAGCACAAGCGGGCGTTTCGAACATAGGCATAAACATCAGTGATGAAACCCGTGAAATTAACACCTTTGTGTGGCAGGGATTGGAGCCCACCTTATCTCATCTTTGGGGGGGGATGCCGCTGGTTGTGATAAGTTTTGGATGTTTTATGCTCGCATGGGGGCTATTTAATCGCTTCAGTCAAGCTTTAGCTGCCGAGCATCAGGGGTTATCGCCAATGACGAAGACATTGCAAACTAAAGTAAGCAGGGCGCTGGATCCTGTGTTTATAGCATTAACTCGGCATTTTGCCTTTACACGTTTGTTGCGTTTGGAGCTTAAGTTACTGCTCAAAGGCCATTCTATTTATTGGCTTTTGGGTTTGCTGGTGCTAAATGTCATTCAACTTGTTATTGAGCAGCAGATGCTGATGGGCTTACTTTTGCCTATCTCCTGGTTATGGTGCGTGTTGGTGATTTCACAACTGGGCCAACAAGAAAAACAAGCCAATACTCTGGAACTGATGAGCTATAGCAGGCAATCTTCAAGCCTTCAAACCTTGGCAAGCTTCAGTGCTGCCTGGTTGCTATTGGCTATGGCCAGTTGTGGCGGTATGCTGCGCTTAGTGTCCATGGCTGAGTGGTTGCTGCTGGTACAATTGGTTGTCGCCATCTCTTTTTCTGTCGCCTTGGCCTATTTTTGTGGCACCTTATCAGGGACAAAGCGCCTATTTGAAGTGCTCTACCCAACGCTTTGGTATATTGGACCGATACAAACGGCCCTGTATGTGGACTTTTTTGGCGTCAATAGTCAATCGAGCTGGCAAGCCGGGGTTCCCTATTACTTTGGCGCTATTTCAATCAGCTTACTATTGTTAACGGTTAGCCTAAGAAACAGGCGATTATCAAGTTGA